The bacterium genome window below encodes:
- a CDS encoding phosphoenolpyruvate carboxykinase (GTP), with translation MKYTCKNERLNKWVKEAAALCLPDEVYWCDGSEEEYDRLMKHMVERGNATALEKRPNSFLFRSDPSDVARVEDRTYISTPEKESAGPSNNWIDPVELKKTMTNLYKGCMKGRTMYIIPFSMGPIGSPHMKIGIEITDSAYVVCNMHIMTRVGVKVIEALGSDGDFIPCMHSIGAPLAPGEKDVPWPCAPMEKKYISHFPEENLIWSFGSGYGGNALLGKKCLSLRIASAMARREGWMAEHMLILRLTNPKGRVFHIAAAFPSACGKTNLAMMQPTIPGWKCECIGDDIAWMRIGPDGRLYAINPEAGFFGVAPGTSYDSNPMAMETLKENVIFTNCALTDDSNVWWEGIDGPMPEHAIDWKGRNWTPDSREAAAHPNARFTAPAAQCPVICPDWEKPEGVPIDIFIFGGRRATVIPLVHEAFNWDHGVFMGATAASETTAANIGAVGNLRRDPFAMRPFCGYNMGDYFHHWLEMGDRLGTKAPRIFYVNWFRKSSDGKWLWPGFGDNSRVLKWMCQRVEGSVGARESALGLLPEPGDLDLNGLSIPAEDVGELLRVDTAALKAEIPEINGFFGQFGDHLPPRLKRQLDLLRERLS, from the coding sequence ATGAAGTATACATGTAAAAACGAACGTCTCAACAAATGGGTGAAAGAAGCTGCTGCCCTCTGTCTGCCCGATGAAGTTTACTGGTGCGACGGGTCAGAAGAAGAATACGACCGTCTCATGAAACACATGGTCGAAAGGGGTAATGCCACTGCCCTGGAAAAACGCCCGAACAGCTTTCTTTTCCGCTCCGATCCGAGCGATGTCGCCCGTGTCGAGGACAGAACCTATATCAGCACTCCCGAAAAGGAAAGCGCCGGGCCGTCGAACAACTGGATCGACCCCGTCGAGCTCAAGAAAACGATGACGAATCTCTATAAGGGGTGTATGAAGGGCCGCACCATGTACATCATTCCGTTTTCCATGGGGCCGATCGGCTCTCCACACATGAAGATCGGGATCGAGATAACCGACAGCGCATATGTTGTCTGCAATATGCACATCATGACCCGTGTGGGGGTGAAAGTTATCGAGGCGCTCGGCAGCGACGGCGATTTCATTCCCTGCATGCACTCGATCGGAGCGCCGCTCGCTCCCGGCGAAAAGGATGTCCCGTGGCCCTGCGCGCCGATGGAGAAGAAGTATATCAGCCATTTCCCCGAAGAGAATCTCATCTGGTCGTTCGGTTCCGGCTACGGCGGGAACGCGCTCCTCGGCAAGAAGTGCCTGTCGCTCCGTATCGCCTCGGCGATGGCGCGGCGCGAGGGATGGATGGCCGAGCACATGCTCATCCTCCGCCTCACGAATCCGAAAGGGCGTGTTTTCCACATCGCGGCCGCATTCCCATCCGCCTGCGGCAAGACGAACCTGGCGATGATGCAGCCGACCATCCCGGGCTGGAAGTGCGAGTGTATCGGCGACGATATCGCATGGATGAGAATCGGCCCGGATGGCAGGCTCTATGCAATCAATCCGGAGGCGGGATTTTTCGGCGTCGCACCCGGCACATCATACGATTCCAATCCGATGGCCATGGAGACGCTCAAGGAAAACGTCATCTTCACAAACTGCGCCCTGACCGATGACAGCAATGTGTGGTGGGAAGGGATCGACGGTCCCATGCCTGAACACGCCATCGACTGGAAGGGCCGCAACTGGACACCGGACAGCCGTGAGGCCGCGGCACACCCTAACGCGCGGTTCACCGCTCCCGCAGCCCAGTGCCCGGTCATCTGCCCCGACTGGGAAAAACCGGAAGGCGTTCCGATTGACATCTTCATTTTCGGGGGACGGCGCGCTACGGTCATTCCCCTTGTCCACGAAGCATTTAACTGGGATCACGGGGTTTTCATGGGCGCCACTGCGGCTTCGGAGACGACTGCCGCAAACATCGGCGCGGTGGGTAACCTCCGCCGCGACCCCTTCGCCATGCGCCCCTTCTGTGGCTACAACATGGGCGACTACTTCCATCACTGGCTCGAAATGGGTGACCGTCTCGGAACAAAAGCCCCGCGCATCTTCTATGTCAACTGGTTCCGGAAAAGCTCGGACGGCAAGTGGCTGTGGCCCGGCTTCGGCGACAACAGCCGTGTGCTTAAATGGATGTGCCAGCGTGTTGAAGGATCGGTCGGCGCCCGTGAATCGGCGCTCGGCCTTCTGCCCGAACCGGGCGACCTCGATCTGAACGGTCTCTCCATCCCTGCCGAAGATGTCGGGGAACTCCTGCGGGTCGATACCGCGGCGCTCAAAGCCGAGATTCCCGAAATTAATGGTTTCTTCGGCCAGTTCGGCGACCACCTGCCCCCCCGCCTCAAACGTCAGCTCGATCTCCTCAGGGAACGGCTTAGTTAA
- a CDS encoding cupin domain-containing protein: MFNRHDKSGYTPVLPGIGLKTLVYGEKTLMVEFRLGKGSALPLHSHPYEQTGYLVSGHIRLSIGGEIFDVEPGDGWCIHGSVEHGAEIIEDSVAVEVFSPVREDYIPYRPA, from the coding sequence ATGTTTAACCGGCATGATAAAAGCGGCTATACACCGGTGCTTCCGGGTATCGGACTCAAGACGCTCGTGTACGGCGAAAAGACGCTCATGGTGGAATTCCGTCTCGGAAAAGGGAGCGCCCTGCCCTTGCACAGCCATCCGTACGAGCAGACAGGGTACTTGGTATCCGGACACATACGGCTTTCGATAGGCGGCGAAATATTCGATGTCGAACCGGGAGACGGATGGTGTATTCACGGTTCGGTCGAACATGGCGCTGAGATAATCGAGGATTCGGTTGCTGTGGAGGTTTTTTCGCCGGTGCGCGAAGACTACATTCCTTACCGGCCGGCATGA
- a CDS encoding outer membrane lipoprotein carrier protein LolA produces the protein MTLTMVKKMVWTGILIGVLTACSGIGILQAEDTVEQRIAALEAKAKTITSYQADMAMTIDMMGQKMVSTGICYFKKPRLSRIENDMDMGTMKMKQIIVSDGKMLWTSQPAMKMVAKIDLEKVTAAVGEDAASDKAAGDVAEPFKSFDRASITFVRKDKVGGKDVYVFRGNPQMKNMEKMPVKISKIESWVGVEDGLVRKMVMIGEDDKEMMSQTYTNVKINVAIDPAIFVFTPPEGAQIMDMTEGSINMMKEMKGQK, from the coding sequence ATGACTCTGACTATGGTTAAGAAAATGGTGTGGACAGGCATCCTCATCGGAGTATTGACAGCATGTTCGGGAATCGGCATCCTGCAGGCGGAAGACACTGTTGAACAGCGCATCGCCGCCCTCGAAGCCAAAGCAAAGACGATTACCAGTTACCAGGCGGACATGGCCATGACGATTGATATGATGGGCCAGAAGATGGTTTCAACGGGCATCTGTTATTTCAAAAAGCCCCGTCTGAGCCGTATCGAGAACGATATGGACATGGGCACCATGAAGATGAAACAGATCATCGTGTCCGACGGAAAAATGCTCTGGACCAGCCAGCCGGCGATGAAAATGGTGGCAAAAATCGACCTGGAAAAGGTTACCGCCGCAGTAGGTGAAGATGCGGCGAGCGATAAGGCCGCCGGCGATGTTGCAGAACCCTTCAAATCCTTCGATCGGGCAAGCATTACCTTTGTCCGCAAGGACAAGGTTGGCGGGAAGGATGTATATGTGTTCCGGGGAAATCCCCAGATGAAAAACATGGAAAAGATGCCTGTTAAAATCTCGAAAATCGAGAGCTGGGTGGGTGTTGAGGACGGTCTTGTACGGAAAATGGTCATGATCGGCGAAGACGACAAGGAGATGATGAGCCAGACCTACACGAACGTAAAAATAAATGTTGCCATCGATCCCGCCATCTTTGTGTTCACACCGCCGGAGGGAGCACAGATCATGGATATGACAGAAGGCTCCATCAACATGATGAAGGAAATGAAAGGCCAGAAATAA
- a CDS encoding pectate lyase — MKYGIKMFAQGIVLLSLVTTASAQKPPAQQEVLAAMKRATGFMVDTVSCRGGYLWYYSADLSERWGEAPARPSQIWTQAATPDVGEMFLRMYRVTGDEYYLRCAEKAADALIYGQHPLGGWHYVIDFDKPGLDQWYRDVFSQFKWGMEEYRHYYGNCTYDDNTTQGCTRFLLRLYVTTLDPAYREPLLRALDFMLISQYPNGAWPQRYPLRYEFVHDGLADYTSYYTLNDNMMRDILDVLVEAWEKLGNEEYLEAALRGADFLIASQGPEDQAGWAEQYDLNMQPAWARTHEPAGYMPRQTVECILQLERFYLMTGDRRYLAPVPRAIGWLEKSTFKTDSSGHSLLARYYEPGTNKPVYQYKTDKVNELGYGIFRYDSDPNGVEGNWIFTTVDVAGLKKGYERVSALSPEQAKARYSAEKTAEPRVPKTDPAAVRTLIESLDSRGAWIGEFSVYDMTITMSSETPVKTIKGIALSSFMQNMNMLADYIETGTRHKAEGTRGKD, encoded by the coding sequence ATGAAGTACGGCATCAAAATGTTCGCACAGGGAATTGTTCTGCTTTCGCTCGTCACCACAGCATCGGCTCAGAAGCCGCCAGCACAGCAGGAAGTGCTCGCTGCCATGAAAAGGGCAACCGGATTCATGGTTGACACGGTGTCCTGCCGCGGCGGTTATCTCTGGTATTATTCCGCCGACCTGTCCGAACGGTGGGGCGAGGCTCCCGCGCGTCCCAGCCAGATATGGACCCAGGCGGCGACACCGGATGTGGGGGAAATGTTCCTCCGGATGTACCGTGTTACCGGCGACGAATACTACCTCCGGTGCGCAGAAAAGGCGGCGGACGCCCTCATCTACGGCCAGCACCCGCTCGGCGGATGGCACTATGTCATCGACTTCGACAAACCCGGCCTCGACCAGTGGTACCGCGATGTGTTCTCGCAGTTCAAATGGGGAATGGAGGAATACCGCCACTACTACGGTAACTGCACGTACGACGACAACACGACGCAGGGATGCACGCGATTCCTCCTCAGGCTTTATGTGACGACACTCGACCCGGCTTACCGCGAGCCGCTTCTCAGGGCGCTCGACTTCATGCTCATCTCACAGTACCCGAACGGCGCATGGCCCCAGCGCTACCCGCTCCGGTACGAGTTCGTGCATGACGGTCTTGCCGATTACACCTCGTACTATACCCTCAATGACAACATGATGCGCGACATCCTCGATGTGCTCGTCGAGGCATGGGAGAAGCTGGGCAACGAGGAATACCTGGAAGCCGCGCTGAGGGGCGCCGATTTTCTCATCGCATCGCAGGGTCCCGAGGATCAGGCGGGCTGGGCGGAACAGTACGATCTGAACATGCAGCCCGCCTGGGCGCGCACCCACGAGCCCGCCGGGTACATGCCCCGTCAGACTGTCGAATGCATCCTTCAGCTCGAGCGCTTCTATCTCATGACCGGGGACAGACGGTATCTGGCGCCGGTGCCCCGCGCGATCGGATGGCTCGAAAAATCGACATTCAAAACCGACAGCAGCGGCCACAGCCTTCTTGCCCGTTACTACGAGCCGGGCACCAACAAGCCGGTGTACCAGTACAAGACCGACAAGGTCAACGAACTCGGATACGGTATCTTCCGGTATGACAGCGACCCGAACGGCGTTGAGGGGAACTGGATATTCACGACGGTGGATGTTGCGGGTCTCAAAAAAGGTTACGAGCGTGTGAGCGCCCTCTCGCCCGAACAGGCGAAGGCTCGATACAGTGCGGAAAAGACCGCCGAACCGCGTGTCCCGAAAACCGACCCGGCCGCTGTCCGCACACTCATCGAATCGCTCGACAGCCGTGGCGCCTGGATCGGGGAATTCAGCGTCTATGACATGACCATCACCATGTCTTCCGAAACCCCGGTCAAGACTATCAAGGGAATTGCCTTGTCCTCGTTCATGCAGAATATGAATATGCTTGCGGATTATATCGAGACAGGCACAAGGCACAAGGCAGAAGGCACAAGGGGAAAAGATTAG
- a CDS encoding peroxiredoxin, which yields MEEIKQQVTQASTLPRLGAPAPQFEAVTTHGTLRLEDYKGSWLILFSHPADFTPVCTTEFIGFAQIQSKLRELNCELLGLSVDSVTAHIAWVRNIEEKLGQKIEFPVIADLNKEVATLYGMIMPGESKTETSRCVFVIDDKQIIRAMIYYPLSTGRNMDEMIRVVQALQTTDKHGVATPANWRPGDKVIIPPPKTQEMAEERVKEKNIECKDWYFCKKQL from the coding sequence ATGGAAGAAATAAAACAGCAGGTAACGCAGGCTTCCACCCTGCCGCGCCTCGGCGCCCCGGCGCCGCAGTTCGAGGCGGTCACCACGCACGGCACCCTCAGGCTCGAGGACTACAAGGGGTCATGGCTCATTCTCTTCTCGCACCCGGCGGATTTCACCCCGGTGTGCACGACCGAGTTCATAGGATTCGCTCAGATTCAATCGAAACTCCGTGAATTGAACTGCGAGCTGCTCGGACTGAGCGTCGACAGCGTGACCGCGCACATCGCCTGGGTGCGGAACATCGAGGAAAAGCTCGGCCAGAAGATCGAATTCCCTGTTATCGCCGACCTCAACAAGGAAGTCGCCACCCTGTACGGCATGATCATGCCCGGCGAGAGCAAGACCGAGACCTCGCGCTGCGTATTTGTCATCGATGACAAGCAGATCATCCGCGCCATGATATACTACCCGCTCAGCACGGGCCGCAACATGGACGAGATGATCCGCGTCGTCCAGGCTCTCCAGACCACCGACAAGCACGGTGTTGCAACCCCGGCGAACTGGCGTCCCGGCGACAAGGTGATCATTCCGCCGCCCAAGACTCAGGAAATGGCCGAGGAACGTGTCAAGGAAAAGAATATCGAGTGCAAGGACTGGTATTTCTGCAAAAAACAACTATAG
- a CDS encoding cytochrome C → MNRLILLMTALAMVYVAHAQTRDCIDCHRDVTPGIVTEWKLSRHAENGVSCAACHIGEHTSSDDITKAGIPTPKTCAMCHGDQVTQFMAGKHSKAWVSMNAMPTAHWQPMGFMEGMKGCGGCHKIGIKTTEEIRVIKQDNLGYGLASCDVCHTRHQFSVREALAPQACRTCHMGIDHPQWEMYSSSKHGVRALLKQNGILPPDTAAPTCQYCHMNQGNHAVRTAWGFLAVRLPMPEDKQWAGDRATILKALGVLDPQGNPTARLEAVKAADIARLTEEDFQKERERMVSVCVDCHSEKFARNELAKGDAMIVRADSLMAEGINIVADLYTSLVRVKPEYYGYSYPDVLTFHDAPTVIEQKLFLMYLEHRMRTFQGAFHMNPDYSFWYGWSEMVRDLTEIRERSEEMRKR, encoded by the coding sequence ATGAACAGGCTCATACTGCTTATGACCGCTCTGGCAATGGTTTACGTCGCGCACGCCCAGACACGCGACTGCATCGACTGCCACCGTGATGTTACCCCGGGCATCGTTACCGAGTGGAAGCTGAGCAGGCACGCCGAAAACGGTGTTTCCTGCGCCGCCTGCCATATCGGGGAGCACACCTCGTCCGATGACATCACCAAGGCGGGAATCCCGACACCGAAAACCTGCGCCATGTGCCACGGCGACCAGGTGACCCAGTTCATGGCCGGAAAACACTCGAAGGCGTGGGTGTCGATGAACGCCATGCCCACCGCTCACTGGCAGCCCATGGGTTTCATGGAGGGCATGAAAGGCTGCGGCGGCTGTCACAAGATCGGTATCAAAACCACCGAGGAGATCAGGGTCATCAAGCAGGACAACCTCGGCTATGGTCTCGCATCGTGCGATGTCTGCCACACGCGCCACCAGTTCTCGGTCAGGGAGGCGCTCGCTCCCCAGGCATGCCGCACCTGTCACATGGGCATCGACCATCCCCAGTGGGAGATGTACTCGTCCTCGAAGCACGGCGTCCGGGCGCTCCTCAAACAGAACGGCATACTCCCGCCCGATACCGCGGCTCCGACCTGCCAGTACTGCCACATGAACCAGGGCAACCATGCGGTCAGGACAGCATGGGGATTCCTCGCGGTGCGGCTGCCCATGCCCGAGGACAAGCAGTGGGCAGGCGACCGTGCGACCATACTCAAGGCGCTCGGCGTGCTCGATCCCCAGGGTAACCCGACAGCCCGTCTCGAAGCGGTCAAAGCCGCCGACATCGCCCGTCTCACCGAGGAGGACTTTCAGAAAGAGCGCGAGCGGATGGTTTCGGTCTGCGTGGACTGTCATTCCGAGAAGTTCGCCAGAAACGAGCTCGCGAAGGGGGATGCCATGATCGTCCGGGCCGACAGCCTCATGGCCGAGGGAATCAACATTGTCGCCGACCTCTACACGAGCCTCGTGCGGGTCAAGCCGGAATATTACGGGTACTCATATCCCGATGTGCTCACCTTCCACGATGCCCCGACAGTCATCGAGCAGAAGCTCTTCCTCATGTACCTCGAACACCGCATGCGTACCTTCCAGGGGGCGTTCCACATGAATCCCGACTATTCCTTCTGGTATGGCTGGAGCGAGATGGTGCGCGACCTCACCGAGATCAGAGAACGTAGTGAAGAGATGAGAAAACGATGA